Proteins from one Romboutsia sp. CE17 genomic window:
- the pknB gene encoding Stk1 family PASTA domain-containing Ser/Thr kinase has translation MGDTILGNRYQIIRKIGDGGMAFVYEAKDKLLNRTVAVKVLRPEFVDDEEFLNKFKREAEAVASLSHPNIVNVYDVGEDGKVHYIVMEYIDGQNLKDIIKNEGTLDEYTALDITKQIAMALSAAHKKGIVHRDIKPHNILISNEGRIVKVADFGIAKAVTNSTMTNIGSIIGSVHYFSPEQAKGNHVNATADLYSLGIVLYEMIIGRVPFRGDSPISIALQHINEDVEFTSEEKVSIPQSVRTIIKKLTEKSSENRYQSAEELIEDIDYVEKNIDLDFIKEYDNYATKHIEMDRVEESVDFEDEDEYDELLEEEPQIIQPPKNKEKNKKRKNKVVKEDSPKVKKRLKIAAVILGLILIAQVFFIYKFVSGMIGGSSQEEQLITIPDFTNKDLESVNKELKDLGLKVIVRDEYSDTVEKDYVISQSPVAGTQVAEGDTVSIVLSKGQKQGEVPRLVGLTLSDAENILTQNNLNLGNIKYEYSDTYKEGIVLSQSPNSGTTNISKGDDVDVVVSKGPKESESDDDNDDLDDTLNPPTTGNSNNNNNGTTNRPSTGGGSSNGITNRPSTGGGSGSTGGGSGSTSGGSGSTGGGSGSTSGGSGSTDGGSGSTDDGSGSTDGNGDSSGGTTEGGGSDSGTNDGETESPVTE, from the coding sequence GTGGGAGATACAATTTTAGGAAATAGATACCAGATCATTAGAAAAATTGGTGATGGTGGTATGGCTTTTGTATATGAGGCAAAAGATAAATTATTAAACAGAACTGTAGCAGTTAAAGTTCTTAGACCGGAATTCGTAGATGATGAAGAATTTCTAAATAAGTTTAAGAGGGAAGCTGAGGCAGTGGCAAGCCTTTCTCATCCTAATATAGTTAATGTATATGATGTAGGGGAAGATGGTAAGGTTCACTATATAGTAATGGAATATATAGATGGACAAAATCTAAAAGATATAATAAAAAATGAAGGGACTTTAGATGAGTACACTGCTTTAGATATTACCAAGCAAATAGCAATGGCTTTAAGCGCTGCTCATAAAAAAGGAATTGTTCATAGAGATATAAAACCTCATAATATATTAATATCTAATGAAGGTAGAATTGTTAAAGTTGCAGATTTTGGTATAGCAAAAGCAGTAACAAACTCTACAATGACTAATATAGGCAGCATTATAGGATCTGTACATTATTTTTCTCCAGAACAAGCCAAGGGAAATCATGTAAATGCAACTGCTGATTTATATTCTTTAGGTATAGTTTTATATGAAATGATAATAGGTAGAGTTCCATTTAGAGGAGATAGCCCTATATCTATAGCATTACAACATATAAATGAAGATGTAGAATTTACTTCAGAAGAAAAAGTAAGTATACCTCAAAGTGTAAGAACAATTATAAAAAAATTAACTGAGAAATCTAGTGAAAATAGATATCAAAGTGCTGAGGAATTAATAGAAGATATAGATTATGTAGAAAAAAACATAGACCTAGATTTTATAAAAGAATATGATAACTATGCTACTAAGCATATTGAAATGGATAGAGTGGAAGAAAGTGTTGATTTTGAAGATGAAGATGAATATGATGAGTTATTAGAAGAAGAACCGCAAATAATACAACCACCTAAAAATAAAGAAAAGAATAAAAAAAGAAAAAATAAAGTTGTCAAAGAAGATAGCCCAAAGGTTAAAAAGAGGTTGAAGATAGCAGCTGTAATATTAGGGTTAATTTTGATTGCTCAAGTATTTTTCATATATAAATTTGTTTCAGGTATGATTGGTGGAAGTTCTCAAGAAGAACAACTTATAACTATTCCTGATTTTACAAATAAAGATTTAGAATCTGTTAATAAAGAACTTAAAGATTTAGGTTTAAAAGTTATAGTTAGAGATGAATACAGTGATACAGTAGAAAAAGACTACGTTATATCTCAAAGTCCTGTAGCAGGAACTCAAGTAGCTGAGGGAGATACTGTAAGTATAGTTTTAAGTAAAGGGCAAAAACAAGGTGAAGTACCCAGGTTAGTTGGATTAACATTAAGTGATGCTGAAAATATATTAACACAAAATAATTTAAATCTAGGAAATATAAAATATGAATACAGTGATACTTATAAAGAAGGTATAGTATTAAGTCAAAGCCCAAATTCAGGAACAACTAATATATCTAAAGGTGATGATGTTGATGTTGTTGTAAGTAAAGGTCCAAAAGAAAGTGAATCAGATGATGATAATGATGATTTGGATGATACATTAAATCCACCAACAACAGGTAATTCAAATAACAATAATAATGGAACTACGAATAGACCAAGTACAGGTGGCGGAAGTAGTAATGGAATTACGAATAGGCCAAGCACAGGTGGCGGAAGTGGAAGTACCGGTGGCGGAAGTGGAAGTACAAGTGGCGGAAGCGGAAGTACAGGTGGCGGAAGTGGAAGTACAAGTGGCGGAAGCGGAAGTACAGATGGCGGAAGTGGAAGTACAGATGACGGAAGCGGAAGTACAGACGGAAATGGAGACTCATCTGGAGGAACTACTGAAGGTGGAGGAAGCGATAGTGGAACTAATGACGGTGAAACGGAAAGTCCTGTTACAGAATAG
- a CDS encoding Stp1/IreP family PP2C-type Ser/Thr phosphatase encodes MIYSCDSHVGKVRKNNEDYCRGEVIKTKSEEVIGIFALADGMGGHNKGEVASKLAVENILKFLKENLLQSDSIKIDYIDDIIKQAYNNVNSIIHQKSIEEEECTGMGTTLVTAILYKDNLYVANVGDSRCYLLSGSRLNQISIDHSVVEELLRANVITEEEAVNHPHRNHITRAMGTDEIVIVDIFKVKLNENDLILLASDGLTGFVAKEDIEDILLNNEDISITNKKLIDVANDVSGKDNVSVILIKHN; translated from the coding sequence ATGATTTATAGCTGTGACTCCCACGTAGGAAAAGTAAGGAAAAATAATGAAGATTACTGTAGAGGGGAAGTTATAAAAACTAAAAGTGAAGAAGTTATAGGAATATTTGCCCTTGCTGACGGTATGGGTGGGCATAATAAAGGTGAAGTGGCTAGTAAATTAGCTGTAGAAAATATCCTGAAATTTTTAAAAGAAAATTTATTACAAAGTGATAGCATAAAAATAGATTATATTGATGATATAATAAAACAAGCTTATAATAATGTAAACTCTATTATACACCAAAAATCTATTGAAGAAGAAGAGTGTACAGGCATGGGAACAACATTAGTAACAGCTATCTTATATAAAGATAATCTATATGTTGCAAATGTAGGAGATAGTAGATGCTATTTACTAAGTGGATCTAGATTGAATCAAATTAGTATAGATCATTCAGTTGTAGAAGAACTATTAAGAGCTAATGTAATAACTGAGGAAGAAGCCGTAAATCATCCTCATAGAAATCATATAACTAGAGCTATGGGGACTGATGAAATAGTTATAGTAGATATATTTAAAGTTAAATTAAATGAAAATGACTTAATTCTTTTAGCTAGCGATGGATTAACTGGGTTTGTAGCTAAAGAGGATATAGAAGATATACTTTTAAATAACGAAGACATATCCATTACAAATAAAAAATTAATAGATGTAGCTAATGACGTTTCTGGAAAAGATAACGTATCAGTTATACTAATAAAGCATAATTAG
- the rlmN gene encoding 23S rRNA (adenine(2503)-C(2))-methyltransferase RlmN, producing MEQTKVALKNMTEDELKEFLVSIGEKAFRGSQIFSWIYKGAKTFDDMKNIPKNLREKLEEVSYIGNIEQELKLESKVDKTKKYLFLLNDGNIIETVMMDYEDRVTVCISNQVGCRMGCNFCASTLEGLIRNLEPWEILDQIMKIQEDIGKRVSNLVLMGSGEPLDNFENTKKFLKLVNEKNGLNIGYRHITLSTCGVVPKMYELADLGLPINLALSLHSPFDEKRREIMPVAKAYKINELIDACKYYIKKTNRRVTFEYSLIKGVNDSEKEAKEIVRLLKGMLCHVNLIPINKVEEREYERPDKSYIYKFRDYLEKNNIPATVRISMGSDIGGACGQLRRKHK from the coding sequence ATGGAACAAACTAAAGTAGCATTAAAAAATATGACAGAAGATGAGTTAAAAGAATTTTTAGTTAGTATAGGCGAAAAAGCATTTAGAGGAAGTCAAATCTTTTCTTGGATATATAAAGGTGCTAAAACTTTCGATGATATGAAGAACATACCTAAGAATTTAAGAGAAAAATTAGAAGAGGTATCCTATATAGGGAATATAGAACAAGAACTAAAATTAGAATCGAAGGTAGATAAAACTAAAAAATATCTATTTCTACTTAATGATGGAAATATAATAGAAACAGTAATGATGGATTATGAAGATAGAGTTACTGTTTGTATATCTAATCAGGTTGGTTGTAGAATGGGATGTAACTTCTGTGCATCAACATTAGAAGGTTTAATAAGGAATTTAGAGCCTTGGGAAATTTTAGACCAAATTATGAAAATTCAAGAGGATATAGGTAAAAGAGTATCGAATCTTGTATTAATGGGAAGTGGAGAACCTTTAGATAACTTTGAAAATACTAAAAAGTTCTTAAAATTAGTAAATGAAAAAAATGGTCTCAATATAGGTTATAGACATATAACTCTATCTACATGTGGGGTTGTACCTAAAATGTATGAGTTAGCAGACTTAGGTTTACCTATAAATTTAGCACTATCACTTCACTCTCCTTTTGATGAAAAAAGAAGAGAGATAATGCCTGTTGCAAAGGCATATAAAATAAATGAATTAATAGATGCATGTAAATATTATATAAAGAAGACTAATAGAAGAGTAACATTTGAATACTCTTTAATTAAAGGTGTGAATGACTCTGAAAAAGAAGCTAAAGAGATAGTTAGGCTTTTAAAAGGCATGTTATGTCATGTAAATTTAATACCAATAAATAAAGTAGAAGAAAGAGAATACGAAAGACCTGATAAGTCTTATATATATAAGTTTAGAGATTATTTAGAGAAAAATAATATACCAGCTACTGTAAGAATTTCTATGGGTTCAGATATAGGAGGAGCTTGTGGACAATTGAGAAGAAAACATAAGTAG
- the rsmB gene encoding 16S rRNA (cytosine(967)-C(5))-methyltransferase RsmB: MKARELALKVLLDIEENNNYSNIAINKHFKNVNLNNQDRGLATELIYGVVENKYYLDYIIDKLSKIKCKKMNIYVKILLRMGIYQILLLNSISDYAAVNETVSLVKKYDKRSSGFVNAILRNVIRQKDTIGEVDLKDDKIMYLATRYSYKPWMIKNWINNFSEEFTEDLLEANSEKPSVYLRTNTLKISRDSLIEKLKSEGINCSIVPNIDEAIRVENLKNIENNQLFKDGLFTIQDISSMMVGKVMNPKENSLVLDVCSAPGGKTTHLATLMNNTGKVVSRDIFDHKLKLIQSTVDRLGLTNVEVQSFDASVLDEESIDKFDYVLADVPCSGLGIIRRKPEIKYKEKAELKDLPKIQKDILKNASKYVKVGGTLIYSTCTIQDNENIEVIKDFLDNNNNFKLVPINEVKVDLDNQDNGYLKIYPNIHDIDGFFIAKLERVR; this comes from the coding sequence ATGAAGGCAAGAGAATTGGCACTTAAGGTGCTTTTGGATATAGAAGAAAATAATAACTATTCTAATATAGCTATTAATAAGCATTTTAAGAATGTAAATTTAAATAATCAAGATAGAGGTTTAGCGACAGAACTTATTTATGGTGTAGTTGAAAATAAGTACTATTTAGACTATATAATAGATAAACTTTCAAAGATAAAATGCAAAAAAATGAATATTTATGTTAAAATATTGCTTAGAATGGGTATTTATCAAATTTTACTTTTAAATAGTATTTCTGACTATGCTGCAGTTAATGAAACTGTTAGTTTAGTTAAAAAATACGATAAAAGGTCTTCTGGGTTTGTAAATGCAATTCTTAGAAATGTTATAAGACAAAAGGATACCATAGGAGAAGTAGATTTAAAGGACGATAAAATAATGTATTTAGCTACTAGATACTCTTATAAGCCTTGGATGATAAAGAACTGGATTAACAATTTCTCAGAGGAGTTTACTGAAGATTTATTAGAAGCAAATAGTGAGAAACCTAGTGTATATCTAAGAACAAATACTTTAAAAATTAGTAGAGATTCTCTTATTGAAAAGCTAAAATCGGAAGGTATAAATTGTAGTATAGTACCAAATATAGATGAAGCAATAAGAGTTGAAAATCTAAAAAATATAGAAAATAACCAACTATTTAAAGACGGTCTGTTTACTATACAAGATATAAGCTCTATGATGGTTGGAAAGGTTATGAATCCTAAAGAAAACTCTTTAGTTTTAGATGTTTGTAGCGCTCCAGGAGGAAAAACTACACATCTAGCAACATTAATGAATAATACTGGAAAAGTTGTATCTAGAGATATATTTGACCATAAATTAAAGCTTATACAATCTACAGTAGATAGATTAGGGCTTACAAATGTAGAAGTTCAGTCTTTTGATGCATCAGTATTAGATGAAGAAAGTATAGATAAGTTTGATTATGTTCTAGCAGATGTTCCTTGCTCTGGTTTAGGTATAATAAGAAGAAAGCCAGAAATAAAGTATAAGGAAAAAGCAGAACTTAAAGATTTACCTAAAATACAAAAAGATATACTAAAAAATGCATCAAAATACGTTAAAGTCGGAGGTACTTTAATTTATAGTACTTGTACAATACAAGATAATGAAAATATAGAAGTTATAAAGGATTTCTTAGATAATAATAATAATTTTAAATTAGTTCCTATAAATGAAGTTAAAGTAGACTTAGATAATCAAGATAATGGATACTTGAAGATATATCCGAATATTCACGATATAGACGGTTTCTTTATAGCAAAATTAGAAAGAGTAAGGTAG
- a CDS encoding zinc metallopeptidase, translating into MYGYGGYYGGFYLDRTMFILIPAILFTMYAQFKVSTTTNRYLRVNTNRGFTGEQTARTILDRNGLYDVSVEMVRGHLSDHYDPRRKVVRLSQDVYYGTSITSVAVAAHECGHAMQHAKGYVPLNIRSSLVPVVNFASNISWLLIALGLFMSRGIFLNIGILLFSASVLFQLVTLPVEFNASSRALSQLGNMGIVEGNELKGSRQVLTAAALTYVAAALTSVLQLLRLLAIADRNDD; encoded by the coding sequence ATGTATGGATATGGTGGTTATTACGGTGGTTTTTATCTAGATAGAACAATGTTTATATTAATTCCTGCTATATTATTTACTATGTATGCACAATTTAAAGTAAGTACTACTACGAATAGGTACTTAAGAGTAAATACAAATAGAGGATTTACTGGAGAGCAAACAGCGAGAACTATATTAGATAGAAATGGGTTATACGATGTAAGTGTAGAAATGGTAAGAGGACATTTAAGTGACCATTATGATCCAAGAAGAAAAGTTGTAAGATTATCACAAGATGTATACTATGGGACATCAATAACTTCTGTTGCAGTAGCAGCTCATGAATGTGGTCATGCAATGCAACATGCAAAGGGATACGTACCTCTTAATATAAGAAGTAGTTTAGTTCCTGTGGTAAACTTTGCATCAAATATATCTTGGCTTTTAATAGCACTAGGATTATTTATGAGTAGAGGTATTTTTTTAAATATAGGAATACTTTTATTTTCAGCATCGGTATTATTTCAATTAGTTACACTACCTGTTGAATTTAACGCATCTAGTAGGGCTTTATCTCAATTAGGTAATATGGGAATAGTAGAAGGCAATGAATTAAAAGGAAGTAGGCAAGTACTTACAGCAGCTGCATTAACATATGTTGCTGCAGCATTGACATCAGTACTTCAGTTATTAAGGTTATTAGCAATAGCAGATAGAAATGATGATTAA
- a CDS encoding DUF116 domain-containing protein: MIDTKKYITTIAILLGILIVGVSIINMFLLNLTNLFEILVNIIVIVMIITIIFSTIVTSNVVNDKDANPKLMKINFQIVNLIFPLMMKIASFVGIPKDELRKVYVKLNNEYIYSQEYNFKNEDILILIPHCVQKNSCKLKVTTEISNCKQCGLCNISDLVKLKEEKNIDIFVATGGTLARKFILDKKPKAVIAVACERDLTSGVQDVSKIPVLGVFNKRPNGPCVDTCINIKEVENAINFFIR, encoded by the coding sequence ATGATAGATACAAAAAAATACATAACTACTATAGCTATATTACTTGGAATTCTTATAGTAGGAGTATCAATTATAAATATGTTTTTATTGAACTTAACTAATTTATTTGAAATTTTAGTTAATATTATAGTCATAGTTATGATTATAACTATAATATTCTCAACTATAGTTACTAGTAATGTAGTTAATGATAAGGATGCTAATCCCAAATTAATGAAAATTAATTTTCAAATAGTGAATTTAATATTTCCATTAATGATGAAAATAGCATCTTTTGTTGGAATACCAAAGGATGAATTAAGAAAAGTATATGTAAAACTTAATAATGAGTATATTTATAGTCAAGAATATAACTTTAAAAATGAAGATATACTTATTCTTATACCACACTGTGTACAAAAAAATAGTTGCAAGTTAAAAGTTACTACGGAAATTTCTAACTGTAAGCAATGTGGGTTATGTAATATAAGTGATTTGGTAAAACTAAAAGAAGAAAAAAATATAGACATATTTGTAGCTACAGGAGGTACTTTAGCTAGAAAATTTATTTTAGATAAAAAGCCTAAAGCAGTTATAGCTGTTGCTTGTGAAAGGGATTTGACTTCTGGAGTTCAAGATGTTAGTAAAATTCCAGTTTTAGGCGTATTTAATAAAAGACCAAATGGACCTTGTGTAGATACATGTATAAATATTAAAGAAGTTGAAAATGCAATAAACTTCTTTATAAGATAG
- the fmt gene encoding methionyl-tRNA formyltransferase — MRILFMGTPDIAVGCLQKIIDEKHDIIGIVTQPDKPVGRGKKMGMPPVKELALKYDLPVYQPIKARDEEFVKILKDLNPDLIVVVAFGQILPKSILDIPKFGCVNVHVSLLPKYRGAAPINWVIINGEDKTGVTTMYMDEGLDTGDMILTSEFELNDEITAGELHDIMKEEGAKVLKETIDLIEKGEAPRIPQNHDEFTYAPMMNKTLGQIDFSKSAKEIHNLVRGVNPWPSAYTTYKGQTMKIWKTKVLSESSDKAPGTILKVDKEGIRVSTKDNVILISEIQMPGKKRVLVEEYIKGNSIETNEILG, encoded by the coding sequence ATGAGAATACTTTTTATGGGAACACCAGATATAGCAGTTGGGTGTTTACAAAAAATAATAGATGAAAAACATGATATAATAGGAATTGTTACTCAACCTGATAAACCAGTTGGTAGAGGGAAAAAGATGGGTATGCCTCCAGTAAAGGAACTTGCTTTAAAGTATGATTTACCAGTATATCAACCTATAAAGGCAAGAGATGAAGAATTTGTAAAGATACTAAAAGATTTAAATCCAGATTTAATAGTAGTTGTGGCTTTTGGTCAAATACTTCCAAAGTCAATATTAGATATACCTAAATTTGGATGTGTAAATGTGCATGTTTCATTACTTCCAAAGTATAGAGGCGCAGCACCTATAAACTGGGTAATAATAAATGGAGAAGATAAAACTGGTGTAACAACAATGTATATGGATGAAGGTTTAGATACTGGAGATATGATATTAACTTCAGAATTTGAACTTAATGATGAGATTACAGCAGGAGAACTTCATGATATTATGAAGGAAGAAGGTGCTAAAGTACTAAAAGAAACAATAGACTTAATAGAAAAAGGAGAAGCACCGAGAATCCCTCAAAATCACGATGAATTTACTTATGCTCCTATGATGAATAAAACTTTAGGTCAAATAGATTTTTCAAAATCTGCTAAGGAAATACACAATTTAGTTAGAGGTGTAAATCCATGGCCAAGTGCATATACAACTTATAAAGGTCAGACTATGAAAATCTGGAAGACTAAAGTCTTAAGTGAATCTAGTGATAAAGCACCAGGTACTATATTAAAAGTAGATAAAGAAGGTATAAGAGTTAGTACAAAAGATAATGTAATTTTAATAAGTGAAATTCAAATGCCAGGAAAGAAAAGAGTTTTAGTTGAAGAATATATAAAAGGAAATAGTATTGAGACTAACGAAATATTAGGCTAG
- the def gene encoding peptide deformylase: protein MALRQIVQIGEPVLRKVSKKVEKIDDKIIQLLDDMADTMYEADGVGLAAPQVGILKRVVVIDIGDGLLELINPEIIEVSGEQIDDEGCLSVAGKSGVVKRPYTVKVRAYNREGQLFEIVGEELLARAFCHEIDHLDGVLFVDKIEK from the coding sequence ATGGCATTAAGACAAATAGTTCAAATAGGTGAACCAGTACTTAGAAAGGTTTCAAAAAAAGTAGAAAAAATTGATGATAAAATAATTCAATTATTAGATGATATGGCTGATACAATGTATGAAGCTGATGGTGTAGGTCTTGCAGCACCACAAGTTGGAATATTAAAAAGAGTAGTAGTTATAGATATTGGAGATGGATTATTAGAACTTATAAATCCAGAAATAATAGAAGTATCAGGAGAACAAATTGATGATGAAGGTTGCTTAAGTGTAGCAGGTAAAAGTGGAGTAGTAAAAAGACCATATACAGTAAAGGTGAGAGCTTACAATAGAGAAGGGCAATTATTTGAAATAGTAGGAGAAGAGCTTTTAGCAAGAGCATTCTGTCATGAAATAGATCATTTAGATGGTGTATTATTCGTTGACAAAATAGAAAAGTAA
- the priA gene encoding primosomal protein N', translating to MKKYAKVIVRNNSIYTDNLFTYEIPEFLENELEVGHRILVPFGKGNKPTEAFVFEITNIIEEGIKSKYVVDILDEKPIFKLSDLELVRWMKNRYLCTYIDCINLIYPKGYKLNNYKVVILSENIKDTMDMCLYKESLNLNENEIFIIETLLNNKRKIKMDKLKKIKNINNILDKMKRKNLIDIKWEYKDHKNEKKICYVSLSMDKEYIEDYISENKINLGNKQKEIVEFLKYNSSVEINDLLEILNASKQSITSLVGKNLITLEIKDYYRSPESIYESECKKITLNEEQEYAINKVTSEMFNDNKKPYMIHGVTGSGKTEVYMEIIEYALNQGLDSIVLVPEISLTPQTISRFKNRFGDIVGVFHSQLSEGEKHDVYKAIKLGKIRILIGARSALFAPFSSLGVVIIDEFHEGAYKSEKNPKFNAIEVARYLVMKKNISLVLGSATPSIDEYYKAVNGDYELISIKNRANKNPLPKIEIVDMKNELSNGNKSILSNKLHLEIENAIRNNNQVILFLNRRGYANFVSCRSCGYVFQCENCDISLTYHKGKNLGRCHYCGYEKEIPKECPECGSHYVKPFGTGTQKIEEEIKNIFRGVRVLRMDKDTTSKKGSLEEILNKFRNKEADILIGTQMLSKGLDFENVTLVGILSADMILNFPDFKSAETTFQLITQVAGRAGRSEKEGKVVLQTYDTDHYSIRRAINYDYEGFFEDEIKIRKAFGYSPFNNMLSVVISGNNEKMVEQNARAMYNSIIYLLENRGIKEFDFILGPNPCSISKINHNYRWQILFKDDNIEINLLKGIIKYICITKREVVFNKDINISIDINPNSVL from the coding sequence ATGAAAAAATATGCAAAAGTTATAGTTAGAAACAATAGCATATATACAGATAATTTATTTACATATGAAATTCCTGAGTTTCTAGAGAATGAATTAGAAGTTGGACATAGGATATTAGTACCTTTTGGAAAGGGGAATAAACCTACAGAAGCCTTTGTATTTGAAATTACAAATATAATAGAAGAAGGAATAAAGAGTAAATATGTAGTAGACATTTTGGATGAAAAGCCTATATTTAAGCTAAGTGATTTGGAATTAGTTCGTTGGATGAAAAATAGGTACTTATGTACATATATAGACTGTATAAATTTAATATATCCAAAAGGATACAAGCTTAATAACTATAAAGTGGTTATTTTGAGTGAAAATATAAAAGATACTATGGATATGTGTTTATATAAAGAAAGTCTTAATTTAAATGAAAATGAAATATTTATAATAGAAACTCTTTTAAATAATAAAAGAAAAATAAAGATGGACAAACTTAAAAAAATAAAAAATATAAACAACATATTGGATAAGATGAAAAGAAAAAATCTTATTGATATAAAATGGGAATATAAAGACCATAAAAATGAAAAGAAAATTTGCTATGTATCTTTAAGTATGGATAAAGAATATATAGAGGATTATATATCGGAAAACAAAATAAATTTAGGTAATAAACAGAAAGAAATTGTGGAGTTTCTTAAATATAATAGTAGTGTAGAAATTAATGACTTATTAGAAATATTAAATGCATCAAAACAAAGTATAACTTCTCTAGTAGGTAAGAATCTGATTACCCTGGAAATAAAGGACTATTATAGAAGTCCAGAAAGTATATATGAGTCAGAATGTAAGAAAATAACCTTAAATGAAGAACAAGAGTATGCTATAAATAAAGTAACTTCTGAAATGTTTAACGATAATAAAAAACCTTATATGATACATGGAGTGACAGGTAGTGGAAAAACTGAAGTTTATATGGAAATCATAGAATATGCATTAAATCAAGGTTTAGATAGTATAGTTTTAGTTCCAGAAATATCTCTAACACCACAAACAATATCTAGATTTAAAAATAGATTTGGGGATATAGTAGGTGTTTTTCATAGTCAACTCTCAGAAGGTGAAAAACATGATGTTTATAAGGCTATAAAATTAGGTAAAATAAGAATACTAATAGGTGCAAGATCAGCATTGTTTGCTCCATTTAGTAGCTTAGGAGTTGTTATAATTGATGAGTTTCATGAAGGGGCTTATAAATCAGAAAAAAATCCTAAATTTAATGCAATAGAGGTTGCAAGATATTTAGTAATGAAGAAGAATATATCTTTAGTTCTAGGATCAGCTACACCTTCCATAGATGAATATTATAAAGCTGTAAATGGAGACTATGAGCTTATTAGTATAAAGAATAGAGCTAATAAAAATCCATTGCCTAAGATTGAAATAGTTGATATGAAAAATGAATTATCTAATGGTAATAAAAGTATACTTAGCAACAAACTTCATTTAGAAATTGAAAATGCTATAAGAAATAATAATCAAGTTATATTATTTTTAAATAGAAGAGGGTATGCAAACTTTGTTTCTTGCAGAAGTTGTGGTTATGTATTTCAATGTGAGAACTGCGATATATCACTAACTTATCATAAAGGTAAAAATTTAGGGCGTTGTCATTATTGTGGGTATGAAAAGGAAATACCAAAGGAATGTCCGGAATGTGGTAGTCATTATGTTAAGCCATTTGGAACTGGAACTCAAAAAATAGAAGAAGAAATTAAAAATATTTTTAGAGGTGTTAGAGTTCTTAGAATGGATAAAGATACTACATCTAAAAAAGGTTCATTAGAAGAAATTTTAAATAAATTTAGAAATAAAGAGGCAGATATTCTAATAGGGACTCAAATGCTTTCAAAAGGGTTGGATTTTGAGAATGTAACCTTAGTAGGGATATTATCTGCTGATATGATATTAAACTTCCCAGATTTTAAAAGTGCAGAAACTACTTTTCAGTTAATTACACAGGTTGCAGGTAGAGCAGGTCGATCAGAAAAGGAAGGAAAGGTAGTTCTTCAAACTTATGATACTGATCATTATTCAATTAGAAGAGCGATTAACTATGATTATGAAGGTTTTTTTGAAGATGAGATAAAAATAAGAAAAGCATTTGGATATTCCCCATTTAATAATATGTTAAGTGTTGTGATTAGTGGAAATAATGAAAAAATGGTAGAGCAAAATGCTAGAGCAATGTATAACTCTATAATTTATTTATTAGAAAACAGAGGTATAAAAGAATTTGATTTTATATTAGGACCTAATCCATGCTCTATTTCAAAGATAAATCATAATTATAGATGGCAAATATTATTTAAAGATGATAATATTGAAATTAATTTATTAAAAGGTATAATAAAATATATATGTATAACTAAAAGAGAAGTTGTATTTAATAAGGATATTAATATATCTATAGATATAAATCCAAATAGCGTATTATAA